A genomic segment from Aegilops tauschii subsp. strangulata cultivar AL8/78 chromosome 1, Aet v6.0, whole genome shotgun sequence encodes:
- the LOC109756245 gene encoding DNA-directed RNA polymerase II subunit RPB7 produces MFFHIVLERNMQLHPRHFGPHLRDKLVAKLMKDVEGTCSGRHGFVVAITGVEDIGKGLIREGTGFVTFPVKYQCVVFRPFKGEILEAVVTMVNKMGFFAEAGPVQIFVSNHLIPDDMEFQSGDVPNYTTSDGSVKIQKESEVRLKIIGTRVDATEIFCIGTIKDDFLGVISDPGGAL; encoded by the exons ATGTTCTTCCACATCGTGCTGGAGCGGAACATGCAACTGCACCCGCGGCACTTCGGCCCGCACCTCCGCGACAAGCTCGTCGCCAAGCTCATGAAGGACGTCGAGGGCACCTGCAG CGGGCGGCACGGGTTCGTCGTGGCGATCACGGGGGTGGAGGACATCGGCAAGGGGCTCATCCGGGAGGGCACGGGCTTCGTCACGTTCCCCGTCAAGTACCAGTGCGTCGTCTTCCGCCCCTTCAAGGGCGAGATCCTTGAGGCCGTCGTCACCATGGTCAACAAG ATGGGGTTCTTCGCAGAGGCTGGGCCTGTGCAGATCTTTGTGTCAAACCAT TTGATTCCTGACGATATGGAGTTCCAGTCTGGTGATGTGCCAAACTACACAACTTCTGATGGATCG GTGAAAATTCAAAAAGAAAGTGAGGTTCGTCTGAAGATTATAGGCACTCGTGTTGACGCAACAGAAATT TTTTGCATCGGCACGATAAAAGACGACTTTCTGGGCGTTATCAGTGATCCTGGTGGAGCGCTGTAA
- the LOC109756242 gene encoding 1-(5-phosphoribosyl)-5-[(5-phosphoribosylamino)methylideneamino] imidazole-4-carboxamide isomerase, chloroplastic — translation MDASHRELRGSNSPETRRSGPSDLTRPHLAVKCDSVSVRHSVLLLGLVSLTLFLCSRRWNSTEKPYPAVAPSSNFPMASRCAARLPHPPCAAPHHGWASSRVSARPAQSGASRGRAVVCAVSFRPCIDIHKGKVKQIVGSTLRDASDDGTALVTNFESDKSPAEFANIYKEDGLVGGHVIMLGGDPASRSAALEALHAYPGGLQVGGGINLENAMSYLNEGASHVIVTSYVFSDGKMNIERLTQLVELVGKERLILDLSCRKKDGRYAIVTDRWQKFSDVFVDGPTLERLAAYADEFLVHGVDVEGKRLGIDEELVELLGSHSPIPTTYAGGVSTMDDLERIKKAGKSRVDVTVGSALDIFGGDLPYDDVVRWHKEQNLVSKR, via the exons ATGGATGCCTCGCACCGTGAGCTGCGGGGGAGTAATAGCCCTGAGACGCGGCGTTCTGGACCGTCGGATCTGACCCGGCCGCATCTGGCCGTCAAATGTGACAGCGTCAGCGTAAGACACTCGGTGCTCCTTCTGGGTTTGGTCTCTCTGACCCTTTTCCTCTGCTCTCGCCGTTGGAACTCGACGGAAAAACCCTACCCCGCCGTCGCCCCATCGTCGAACTTCCCGATGGCGTCGAGATGCGCGGCGAGGCTTCCACACCCGCCGTGCGCGGCGCCGCACCACGGTTGGGCGAGCTCGCGGGTCTCGGCACGCCCGGCGCAATCCGGCGCGTCAA GAGGGCGTGCCGTCGTGTGCGCCGTCAGCTTCAGGCCATGTATCGACATTCACAAG GGGAAAGTTAAACAGATTGTTGGCTCTACTCTCCGGGATGCATCGGACGATGGCACGGCACTAGTGACAAACTTTGAATCAGACAAGTCTCCAGCAGAATTTGCAAATATTTATAAAGAGGATGGACTTGTTGGTGGACATGTAATAATGCTTGGCGGAGACCCTGCAAGCCGTTCTGCTGCCCTGGAAGCACTACATGCATATCCTG GTGGTTTGCAAGTTGGAGGTGGAATAAATTTGGAGAATGCTATGTCATACCTTAATGAAGGAGCAAGTCACGTGATTGTAACTTCT TATGTGTTTAGTGATGGCAAAATGAACATTGAAAGGCTGACGCAACTTGTCGAGCTTGTTGGGAAAGAAAGGCTTATTTTGGACCTGAGTTGTCGAAAAAAG GATGGCAGATATGCCATTGTGACTGACAGATGGCAGAAGTTCAGTGATGTCTTTGTGGATGGGCCAACATTAGAACGTCTTGCTGCATATGCAGATGAGTTTTTGGTTCATGGAGTTGATGTGGAGGGCAAAAG GTTAGGAATTGATGAGGAACTCGTGGAGCTACTGGGAAGTCATTCACCT ATCCCGACAACATACGCCGGGGGCGTGTCAACGATGGACGACCTGGAGAGGATCAAGAAAGCAGGCAAGAGCCGAGTCGATGTCACTGTCGGGAGCGCCCTAGACATATTTGGGGGAGATTTGCCGTACGATGATGTTGTCCGTTGGCACAAGGAGCAAAACCTGGTTAGCAAACGGTGA